In Nicotiana tabacum cultivar K326 chromosome 10, ASM71507v2, whole genome shotgun sequence, the DNA window TCTTAGGATCAAATTTCTCCATAAAAATGCATGGTGTCCGCTTATCGAGGACGCACCAAGTTGCAATCTCGACAagcagagggactaactgtatgggtccaaatttgaacaACCACGACCGTTGATGAGTATGACAAACGACGAGATCCTCGTAGCTCGACATCCTATGGGGGGACAACCTACAGGTGAACAATAGACTGTATGAATTTTGCAGCAGTGTAGGCTCATTAGGGGACATTAGGAATATTCTTTCGAATATTGCCTATGATTTGTCTTTTATGGCTTAGAAGGGGCTTGTCCCTTCTATATAGAGGGTAAGACAATCTTGTAAGCCTCCCGGCATTTTCCTAACTCATAACACTTGCTATAACACGGGTTTACATAAACAATTGATGTCATTATTGTTTAAGGATTGATCTtgacaaaataaataaatcttatcGTCTATGTTctccttatttattttttgttttagagattattatacttagctaagatttacctctttattttctttaattgatttattcaaaaaggttccGATATCTTATGAGTGTACATTTTGTACCAATACACTTACAAAAGATTAAAAACTAGACCACATGGATCAAACATCAAGCTAAACTCAGTAATTTTGAAATTTGTTAATATCAATTTTCAAACTgcgtgaaataaaataaaatagacccGATCTCACTTCCATGTTTTGAGTGAGTTTTCATATTATACAGAAGGTATTGGAGGGCAATTTACTTTTTGATACATGCTTTTAATCGTTCTAATACTAAGGGAGATTTGTTTAGTGGAGCATTAAATAGATAAGAAGTGTTGGACAATAGATATTCTCAAAGTAGAAGAAAGGTCAATCTAGTTTCTGTAAACTATAAGAGATCTCTTcgtgattcacccaataaagttTTGAATGAATTATGTATGTAACAAATAAAACAACATGTAATAAAAACAAGTAAAATATATGGTCATATTGGTCATAAATATCTGACATTATTATCCCAATTTTTCCCTTCAAGATATTTTAGCGGGCTCAAATGGTTGTGATCCattacaaatttatttttagttttatgatcTCATCTTTTTTTTACAcatgaaaaatttatttttacacataaaaaATCTATCTTTtatacataaaatatctaaaaaaaaatactttctcaatttcaacattaTAAAAAGCCATGCAAGCgtatttttactatttaagtGAATCATGGGCTGCATTCTGAGGAGTCGTTTGGTACGAGGAATAAGGTGAGATAAGATGTAGGATTAAATTTATACCGTATTTGGTTGGAGGTATAAATTTATTCTAGGATAAATTTATACCTCCAACTAAATACAGCATAAATTTAATCTCAGACTTAATCCAGGATATTCCATCTTATCCCACTTTATACCTTGAAATGTAGGATTATTTTGTCCCATCTCTTATGTGTTATAAGTTAATCCTGAGATTATAATTCCGAAATAATTTAGTTcgcctaccaaacgaccccgggataatttatgaaaaaaattattcaattcttCAAATGAATATGCAAGGTGAACTAacattttttaaattatatttactaTTTAGTACCATATAACAAACTAAATTCATTTAACTTTTTTCCTTAGATTAGTTATTTTCTTCAGCTCACAGTAACATTTCTCTTGAACGTATGAGCATTAATGAAAGTCTTATACTCCTTgcgttaaaagaaaaaataaatgaactatgtattttatgattttacgcataagtattttatgattttacgCATAACAACGATAACGAAGTCTTGGGAAATATTTTGAGATTGAATAGTTCATGATaagggtaaaataaaaaaaaaaattatctttctcttgatttagtatagtggacaagtaaaagtgaaaaaatatttttatggcCTGCTTGGCCAAGCTTTTCCCCAAgccaaaagtttaaaaaaaattccttaatttgaggtgtttgaccaagatttttttttttttgaaaaatggcttttgaaaaaaaaacatttttggcTAGAAGCAGAAGCAATTTTGAAGAATAAAAACAAGTAGTTTCTCCCcaaaagaagaagtagaagaagttttgacttttcttcttaccaaaaatatccttagcaaaatattatatataccaaaatagccTTACTTAATTTAAGCTATTAAGTAATATATAATGAATTTTGGGATGAACTTTCATATTCATTGAATATTTTTAGATATATGCAAATTATCTTAAAAGAATAAAAtactttaattttgtttttatattaaTGAAAAGacttaattattatctttaataataaatgtTTGTGATTATTTATCGACTTATATAACATTAACTATTAagcaaatctcttttttttttggtaactatCAACTTTCATTAATTACCAAGTAAAATATTTACAAACCCAGCTAGACTTTATACTCAGTCTGCTGTTCATATGGCAAACATATCCACAGTAAAAGAAACTATCCTATACACATTATCTAGGAAATCTGAAATTCTGTAAAGTCATCTTAAGATTCTCAGCAACACGAACATGACAGGTATATGCTATTTCTCTAGCTATAGCATCACTAGTTTTCACTTTCTGGATAAAAAACTATGTTGTTTCGTTCAATCCATATAGCATATATGAACTCCGTATATACCAGCTTCAGTATTTTTGCTTGCTTTGTCTTTCTTCTTGTTCTCTGCTCTATCCAGCTCCGCAGTTGTCCCCATGTCATCATTGATGGCCAATCAGTTTGTATCCATGCTATTAGTTTACTCCACACTCTTCTGCTAACTTCGCATTCAACAAATAAATGGTCTTTGATTTCCTCTGCTAGTTTGCACATTTGATAACTTGTATCTATCTGTATACCCCAGCTTTTTAGTCTTGTAGCTGTGAGTAATCTGTCTTGAAATTGAAGCCATGTTATGAAAACTGCTTTTGGTCTTGCTGCATTCCCACACATTAGGTTCTTCCAGGTGACTTTTGGTAGATCTCCTATCATTTTCAGGTAGATGGTCCTAATTATGCTCCTGGTCTCTAGTGATTTATGTTCCACATTGCTCAGTTCCTCCTTGAATATTTTCCTTACCATCCAACTTGCTTGTTGGGGTATAGGCATATTTGCTAACTGCTTCCTTTTTATATAATACTCATGTATCCATTTGATCCACATGGTATCTTTCTTACTATATAATTCCCAGCAAGTTTTAACTATAGCTGCTTTGTTCCAGATCTTCAAATTTGTGAGGTTAAGTCCTCCAGCTGACTTTGGCACACACATTCTACTCCAGACGACCAATGCTTTTCTAGTTATTTCATTTGCTCCTAACTAAATATAACTTATGCAGTAAGCTTCTATGGCCTTCATCACTTTGACCGGTATTATGAACATTTGGGCCCAGTAGGATTGAACTCCAAACAGAACTGACTTCACCAActggacttgaccaacatatgaCAACTTCTTTGCTACATATGAAGCCACCCTTTGTAGTGATCTTGGATATTAATGGTTGTCATTCTACCATCTTCGGCTTCCATGTAGCCAGTGGGATCCCTAAATACCTAAAAGGTAATTCCCCTTATCCATATCCCAGCAGTTGCTGAATATCATGTCTGAGAGGATCTGGTACTCCACCAAAATATATAGCACTCTTTGACATGTTAGCTTGTAAACCTGAAGCATTTGTGAAGTTACCAAACTTTCTGTGTCGTTGAGCTATAGAAATTAGATCTCCTTTAGCAAACATTAATAGGTCATCCGCAATTTGACATCtaaaagcactttttgaaaagcttggcgAAACACAACTTGttgttcaaaagtacttttcaaattgaTCAGCCAAACACAACCTGCTTttctccaaaagtattttttcgaaaaatattttttaaaaaaacacttctcaaaataagttgattttttcAGCTTGGTCAAACGGGCTATTAGTATAgtagacaagtaaaaatgaaaatatatttttagtatactAGACAAGTACAATTGAAGGGAGAAAGTattccctccgttcacttttagttGTCAAGTATTctcaaaataaatttttatttttacttgtcactttttgATAATCAATAGAAAAATAGtaatttattttcatattttgccCTTAGTATTacgtattttaaattatttttcaaatttattaagattatatatcaattaatatgagtatcatggtaagttatgtattttatttattattttttaagggtcGTGTGAAATCCAAagtgaacaagtaaaagtgaacggagggagagtattttaatatttttccaCGCTTTCATCAATTCCCATGCAATATGAAACTGGACAACTAATTAAAGAATTGATAACTTTCATACTTGTTAGATGAAGTAGATTGCATAGGAAATTCTATTTTTTCCCCAATGGGGGCAGTATTGTCATTTACTTAGTAACGTCTGGACGTCATTGAAATCCCctgtttcttttttccttttcctcgTATTAAAGTGGAGTGCTTCACAGTTTGTTCATCTACTTCCATAATCATCACTGTTTCGATTTTCACGTTTAAATTATTCCATCTTCTTTCATCAAATTTTCAGCTCATAAAACTCTTATCAATTtcaacaatatattccttttccttTATCCGGTTCGTTTCATATTTCGGACTTCAGCATTTATTGCCCATTTGTTTGTTTCACTTCTCAAACCACTGATAAAGTATAAACTCAGAGGTTTTCCCACTTGAAGTTTGTCCTGCTACTGGGTTTCAAATTGGTTCAGTTTTGCTCAGTGCTGATCTTTTTTGACGGCGTCGTTTTGCTTTCGATCATGACGTCGGGAACAAGGATGCCGACGTGGAAGGAGAGGGAGAACAACAAGAGGAGAGAGCGTAGGAGAAGGGCCATTGCTGCTAAAATATTCGCCGGATTAAGAATGTACGGTAATTACCAACTCCCTAAACATTGCGATAACAATGAAGTTCTCAAAGCCCTCTGCAACGAAGCCGGCTGGACTGTCGAGCCCGACGGTACTACCTACCGCAAGGTATTTCATAGTGCATTGAATTTACGTAGCAGGTTATGTACTTTTCAAGTCTTAAATTTCGcaatttgtaattaatttttTAGGTG includes these proteins:
- the LOC142165315 gene encoding uncharacterized protein LOC142165315, yielding MCVPKSAGGLNLTNLKIWNKAAIVKTCWELYSKKDTMWIKWIHEYYIKRKQLANMPIPQQASWMVRKIFKEELSNVEHKSLETRSIIRTIYLKMIGDLPKVTWKNLMCGNAARPKAVFITWLQFQDRLLTATRLKSWGIQIDTSYQMCKLAEEIKDHLFVECEVSRRVWSKLIAWIQTDWPSMMTWGQLRSWIEQRTRRKTKQAKILKLKVKTSDAIAREIAYTCHVRVAENLKMTLQNFRFPR